TCCGTTTTCGGAAATTTTCTTCTGCTCATGAATCTGAAAATTTTTCTTGTTTCCATTATACTTTTCTATATTAACTATTATATCGCTTTACCGTTTTTGATCAAGCAAACACCAAAAAAAATTCTGATCATTACCATTTCGTTTGTTATTATTTATGTGACGTTAATGATCATATTCATGCCGCCATTTCCGAAACATCCCCCATTTCCTCCGAAAGATTTTCATCCGAACGGAAGAATGATGAGACCTTTTCATCACGATGTTAATCTGTATGATATTTTCTTCAGAATAGGAATTTTCTCAATGATATTCAGCATCCTCCTTTTCTTTGTCGATAAATGGATGGAAAACGGAAAAAAAATAAAAGCCCTGGAATTTGAGAGACAATCGAGCGAATTGAAAATTCTTCGTGAGCAAATTAATCCACATTTCTTTTTTAATGCACTGAACAGTATTTATTCATTATCAATTATTCAGTCTAAAGATACGCCGAGGGTAATTTTAATTTTATCAGACATTATGCGATATGTTTTGAATAATAAAAATATGCAGAAAAACAACCTGAATGATGAAATTAATAATATTAAAAAATATATTGAAATTCAGTCGATTCGGTTTAATAAATTCAACAATCTACATGATGAATTCGATGGTAATTTTGAATCGTACGAAATTGAACCTCTCCTGCTTTTGACGTTTGTTGAAAATGCTTTCAAATATGCCGATCTGAGAAAAGGGCCATTGGATATCAAAGTGCATCTTGAAAACGGATTGCTTGATTTTAAGATTCGAAACTTTTATGAAAAGAAAAATCATGAAAAATCCAGCGACAGCAAAATGGGAATAGAAAATACCAAAATGAAACTGAATCTTCTGTATCCCGATAAATATCAACTGGATATTGACGACAATGGCTCAGAGTATAAAATTAACTTAAAACTTCAATTGAATTAAAAAATGAATTGCATAATTGTAGACGATGAAGAACTGGCGCACCACGTAATTGAAGAATACATTTCAAGAATTCCCTTCCTGAATCTGGTTAAAAACTGCTATGATATCCAGGAAACAATACAGACTTTACAAACTGAAAATGTTGATCTTATTTTTCTGGATATCAACCTTCCCAATATCACCGGAATTGAGTTTTTAAAAAGCTTTAATAAGCTTCCCGATGTTATCATTACCACCGCTTATGATGATTGTGCAGTACAAGGTTTTGAAATGGATGTGATGGATTATTTATTAAAACCGTTTTCCTTTGAAAGATTTCTGAAAGCTGTTTATAAAAGCTATAATCATCAGAATAACTCTAAAATCTTACAGGAAAAAAGCACGCAGGTTTTATTTAAAGATTCATTCATTTTTGTGCGATCCAATAATGAAAATGTAAAATTGAATTTAAGCGAAATCACCCGAATCAATGCCTTAAAAGATTATATCATTATTTATACAGAAACCCGAAAACTGATTGTGCATCAAACCATGAAATCCATCATGGAAAAGATAGAATCTGAGAATTTTATCCGGGTACACAACTCACATATTGTTTCGCTTCAGCATCTTCAAAGTATCGGAAAAAATAACCTGACGATCGGAAATGAGCGAATTCCGGTAAGTGAAAAATATAAAGCTTATTTAAACAAAGTAGTTGAAAAGTATAAATAGGCTGGAAGTTGGAGGAGGGAGGCTAGAGGCTTTGATATCGTCAAACTTCACGATTCGTCAGTTCGATTTTTCGGAGTAAAACGGAGAAAAATTGTATCGAGAACTTTATGATCAAAGGAAATTATCTTTTTCTAAAGAACTTCTCGATACACTACGCTACGCTGCGTTACTCGAAGTGACAGGATACCGACTTAGTAGGAAAGTCGTTCTGACCAATTCAACTCTTCCGGAAGTTCTTTATCCGAAAATTCAATATGGATCACTCTTCTTTTCTTTCCGTTGGTCGTACGGTTGGAGCCATGAAGCAGCAAAGGTTTCATGATCATTATTCCTCCTTTTTCTACGTTACAGATGGTTTCTGTTTCTACGGTCCAGTCGATGGTTTCGGGTCTGTAAATTCCTTTGACATGAGAAGTGGGAACAACTTTCAAAGCACCATTATTCTCATTCGTTTCATCCAGATGAATTCTGATGGTATAAATGTTCTCCAATACCGGCAATGGTGGCTGAACGGCAAACTGATTTTGCTTGGTCGTCCACGGTCCGAAGTTTTCAAGTTCTAGTTTTTTATCTACAGAAATTGTTAAATCCTGATGATAGGCAACATACCAGTTCGATTTTTCCGGTTTGTCGAAATAAATACTTTTTACCACAAAATATTGATCCCCGAAAACGTCTTTAATGATCGTCTTAATATTTTCATTAAAAACAACATCTTTAATTTCCGGAATTTCCTTTAGAAACTGTCGGATCGCAAAAAGGTCTTCTGATTTTCTGAAGGTATCTTTTGAAGTATCAATATTTTGAATCACTTCACTGATCTTTTCAATTTCTTCTTCGGAAAAAATGTTGTTGATGACCGTAAAGCCGTTTTCTGTGATTATATTTTTATGATGCTGTAAATTCATTTGATTGTTTTGAATTTATTTTTAAATGCAAAGATCGCAAAGATTTTCTGTAAAATAATACTTACTTTTTATGAGATTGTTTCACCTTCGGTTCGCAATGACTTCTTTATTTCCTGCAGATTTCGCTGATTTTTACTGAGGATGTTGGTTTTTCGCAAAGGGCGCAAAGATTGGTTTAATACTTTATGTTTTTAAGGTGCAAAGATTTTATCAATGATAAAATTGTGGAACGCGTAAGATGCTATTTTTTTTTACAACGAAGGCACGAATAATAGGAATGAACCTGTAAGAAAGCCCTCTCCCCTAGCCCCGATTGCAACGGCATCCTTTTTTGTTGCGGGCGTAGCGTAGCGGAGACCGTAACAAAAAAGATAGAGTGGAAAGCGGGAAATAGCTCCTCATAAAAAAATGGTCAATAATGAGATATTCACCATTGACCATTTTTTAGCCTAAGCCAAATTATAATTTATTTTTTAAACGACTTCGTTTCCGTTGCCATTTTCAAGCTGTCCTTCCCATTTTGAGACCGCTGAGGTAGCCAATGCGTTTCCTAAAACGTTGGTCATACTTCTTCCCATATCGCAGAAATGGTCGATGGGTAAGATCAAAGCAATACCTTCCGGTGGAATTCCAAACATTGAGCATGTTGCCACGATAATAACCAGTGACGCTCTCGGAACCCCTGCAATTCCTTTTGATGTTAACATCAATACCAAAAGCATGGTAATCTGCTGTCCGATCGTCATTTCAATTCCGTAGATCTGAGCGATGAAAATAGACGCAAACGTCATGTACATCATGCTTCCGTCCAAATTGAAAGAATATCCTAATGGTAAAATGAACGAAACCACTCTGCTGTTACATCCGAATCTTTCCAGTTCTTCCACTAATTTCGGGAAAACAGCCTCTGAACTTGTGGTTGAAAATGCAATCAGTAAAGGTTCTTTTATTCTTCTTAACAATTCGAAAAGGCGGTTTCCGATAATCAGATAACCTGCCAATAAAAGCACTAACCAAAGAACACCTAATGCAAAGAAGAAATCTCTGAGGTAAATGGCGTATACTTTAAAGATCTCAAATCCATTGGTGGCGACCACGGCAGCGATGGCTCCCAATACTCCCAGCGGTGCAAACCACATAATGTAGCCTACCATTTTCAGAATTCCGTGTGCGATGATATCGAATAATTTGATCACAGGTTGAGCATATTCTTCGCCCATATTCGCCAAAGCAATTCCGAACATAATGGAAAATACTACGATCTGAAGTACTTCATTGGTTGCAAAAGCTTCAAATATACTTTTAGGAATAATGTGCTTTACAAAGTCTTCCATGGAGAAACCTTTGCTGCTTTTCAAAAGTTCTTCGGCAGAAGCGGCGTCCTGAATCGGTAATTTGGTCACATGACCAGGCTCCATCCAATTCACCAGCATTAAACCGATAAAAAGCGAAACCAACGAAGCAGAAATAAACCACAACATGGCTTTTGTCCCAACTCTTCCGATCATTTTGATGTCACTCATTTTGGCAATTCCCACGACCAGCGTGGTAAATACCAACGGAGCAATAATCATTTGTACCAATCTGATGAAAACAGTTCCTAAAAGTTTGATATTTTTAGAAAAAGGTTCTGCGCTATCGGGATACATCGTATGTACTACTCCTCCAATTCCAACTCCTATTACAAGCGCAATAATAATTGCTATAAACAGTTTATTTTGTCCTTTCATATAAATAGTTCAAGTTTCGCAAATATAATATTTTTACAATTGGTACAACATTTCGTTATAACAGTATTAAATTTACCTAAAATTCGTAATTTGTCTAAATTAACAATCTGGAATCTAAATTATTATAAAAAATTTAAAAAATATTTATTAAATTTTAATTCCTTTGGTACAAATTTTATTGTTACATTTACTTGTATTAACAACATTATTAAAATATACAATATGAAAAAAACGATCGCAATGGCTGCATTGGCTATAGCAGTTTCTTTCGGCGCTGTTTCTTGTAAAAAGAAAGTTTCTGATGCCGACCTTCAAACTCAGGCTACTACGGTAGTAACGTCTAACCCAAGTGCTTCTGTGGAAGTGAAAAACGGGGAAGCTCACTTAAGCGGGACTTTCGCAGATCAGGCATCAAAAGATGCAATGATCACTCAGCTGAAAGCTATTCCGGGAATTAAGAGTGTGCATGATATGGCGACTATTGAAGCGCCTGCAGCAGTGGCTCCTGTAGAAACTCAGTCTGCTGTATCTCCTGAAGTTCAGCAAAAAGTAAAAGATGCTCTTAAAGATTTCCCAACCGTAAAAGTGGAAACAGTAAACGGAGAACTTACCCTTACCGGGACAGCTAAGTCTACAGATGCCAGAAAGATTAAAGAATCTATTGATGCCTTGAAAATCGGTAAATACAATAACAAAATCACTGTAAAATAATTTAAGATGAGCACATTACAAGATAAATATTCAAGTGTGGTTTCTGCTGCTCAGTCTGCAGGGATTTCAAACTTACAGGTTCAGGAACAGGACGGAATTTTGTATGTTTCGGGAAGTGCTTCCAACACTGCAGCAAAAGATTCTGTATGGAATGCTCTAGGCGCTATTGACTCTACCTATTCTGCTTCAGACATTAATATTGATGTTCAGGTGACGGGTCTTGCATCGGGAGCTGCTCTTACGGTAGCAACAGAGGAATCTAATTTAAACATCAGACAGGAGCCTTCTACGGAAGCTGCCGTGGTAGGAAAAGCTTCAAAAGGTTCTTCCGTAACACTGATTGAGCAGACCTCTGACGAATGGTGGAAAGTAAAAACTACCGATGGGCAGGAAGGTTATGCTTATGCAAGATACTTGAAAGCATAAAAAGTAAAAAAAACTTAAATTTAACATAGAACATCTTCGTTTCGGAGATGTTTTTTCTTTTTTAAATTGATAACAGCGAAAATTAGAGGTATCCCTTAGAAAATTAACGCTATTTAACTATAACAGCCCTTTCCGGAATAGTGTTTTTTTATAATTTTACGCTCTAATAACTTTTAAACTCAAATGCGTAAACTATTATTTCTACTTTTCCTGGCAGTGAATTCTCTGATTCTGAATGCCCAAAAATTCAATATCGATGGAAAAGTGTCCAACTTCGAAAAAAAACCGGTTGAAAATGCTACCGTTTATCTCTTAAAACAAAAAGATTCTTCCATCGTTAACTACACCTCAACCAATAAGGAAGGTAAGTTTTCCTTAAAAACAGACGAACTTCAGGAACCGAGCATTCTGAAAATTGATGCTGACAAATTCATTTCTTACTCTAAAAATCTTGAAAAAATAGAGCAATCTTCGTCTTTGGGAGATATTGAACTGGAAAAAAATTCCATCACCAATATTCAGGAAGTTAAGATCACCGCATCTCCCGTGAAGATAAAAAAGGATACTATTGAATTTAATGCTTCTGCGATCAAAGTGCGCCCTGACAGTAAAATAGAGGAACTTTTAAAACAAATTCCCGGCGTGGAAATAGGAAATGACGGGAAAATTACGGTAAACGGAAAAGAAGTCGATCAAATTATGATCAACGGAAAACCATTCTTCGACAAAAACGGAAAAATTGCCTTACAGAATCTTCCTGCCGATATCATTAAAAATATACAGTTCACAACAACAAAAACCAAAGAAGAGGAACTGAACGGAAAAACTGCAAAGTCAAACAATGCAACGATCAATTTTAATATTGACGAAAAGAAAAATAAAGGGCTCATTTCAAGACTAACCTTGGGCTATGGCTCAGATAAAAGATATGAAGGCAGCGGACTGATAAGCTATTTTAAGAAAGATATGAAAGTGAGCCTGCTTGCTTCATCGAATAATATCAATTCTCAGGGATTTTCCAACGATGAGGTTTTTGACAGCATGGGACATGGCAGAAACTCATGGATTATGAATGGCGGATCTGTGGTAACGAATGGTAATACGACTTATTATATGGAAGGGGGAAATAAAAAAGGAATTCAGAAATCGACCACCATTGGGTTTAATTACAGTGATAAATTAAGCAAAAATGTCGACCTGGATAATGTAAGTATTGTTCATACCGATAATAATCTCGAAACCCGCTCAAAAGCATCCAGAACAACTCTGCTTCCCAACAACACGTTGAATACCAACTCTGAAAGTAATGGAGAGAACAATTCGAAGCAATATAATTTCGATATTGCTGCCAGAGTAAGGCTGGATTCTTTAACGAGTTTTTATTTTTCCCCTTCATTCTCAAGAAATGAAGTTTCCAATTTTAATAATTTACAGTCTTCCACCCTGAGAGATAACATTCTTCTGAACGAAAGTAATGCCTTCACAAAATCAGATTCGGAAACCAACAATTTTAATCCCAACATTTATTTTTCTAAAAAATTCAGAAAAAAAGGAAGATTGATGTTTGCGAATATGAGCAGTACCATTTCAGAAGCCAAAGAAAATAACCTCAACCGATCTGAAAATATTTTCTATCAGGGATCTGTTCCGAATGACAACAGAAACCAGCTTGCCAAAAATAAGAGGCAGACAGATACCTATAATTTCAGAACTGGCTACACAGAACCGATCTCGGATTCAGCAAGCGTAAGCCTGAATCTAAGTTACAGTGCGAAAACACTCAGAAATTTAAGAGATGTCAATGATTTTAATGAAAGTTCCGGACAATATGCCGACTACAATTCTGAATTATCCAACACCATGAATCAAAAGATCAATCAGTTATCTCCGGAGCTGTCATTTGAAATCAACAAAAAGAAAATCAGTGCCTGGGGTTCTTTCGGACTTGACATTACGGATATGAAGGTAAACTCTTTCTTTACAGGTAAGAACTTCGATCTTCAGAAAAACTTTGTCCTTCCTACCTATAATGTGAGTATGAATTATGAGTTTTCGCCAAGCAAACGACTGAGTTTATATCAATTTTCAGACTTTACCATTCCTACCGCAGAGCAACTCAGCCCGTATCTGGATGAATCCAATCCTTTGATCTCTTTTCAGGGAAATCCGGATCTGAAAAATAGTTGGAGCAATATGACCTATTTGTATTTTAACAATTCTAATATTGTAAAAAATATCAACTATTATTTCAATGTAGGCTTTATTTACAAAAATAACGACATCATCAATTATTCGTCTTACGATGCAGATGGAAAGCAGCATATTACCTATGTAAATGTGGATGGAAATAAAAACTTTAACCTGGGCGGAAGCTTCAGTAAAACGTTGAAGTGGAAAGATAATAAGCTGACCATTAATCCCAAATTCAATATGAACTATTCGTTCATTAAAGGCTTTGTAGACGGGCAGGAACTGATAGGAAATGTATACAATATCAATCCGGGACTGAACTTCACCTATGAAATAAAGGATAAAATGACCATAAAACCGTCTTATTTGTTAAACTATAATTTTTCAAATTATAAAAACTCAGGCATTAATGAGGTAAAAACAAGTTATCAGACGTTGAAACTGGAACTTACGAACTATATCTTTAAAAGCAGGCTGGTTTTTGGAAACGACTTTGAATACAATACCAACACCAACATTGCTCCGGGATTTAAACGTGATTTTTACTTCTGGAATACCAGTTTAGGATATTCATTTATGAATAAACAACTTACCGCAAAGGTAAAAGTTTATGATGTTTTAAATCAGAACCAAAGTGTCAGAAGAACGATTGCCAATAACTATTTTGAAGATCGGGATGACCTTATTCTTAAACGATATATTATGTTTTCCCTGACCATGAAACTGAATAAATTTGCCAAGAAAGATCCGCCAACCAAGTAATACTTCCTACATCAACTTATTAATTTTCATTAAAAGTCCGTTCATTCAGGTTATTTTTAACAATTTTTTACATAAATAGCATCCCTAAACAGGGATGTTTTTTTATATTTTAGCAGCTTCAAAAACATTTTAATGAAAAAAATTCTTTGGCTGCTGTTATTTACCTTCAATTTTTTATGGTTGAATGGACAAAAATTCAGCATCGACGGAAAGATTTCCGATGCAGAGAAAAAACCGATTGAAAATGCGACAGTTTATCTGATCAAGCAAAAAGATTCTTCGATCATTAATTATACATCCACCAACAAAGAAGGAAAATTTTCATTAAAAACTGAGGAACTTAAAGAACCTTCTATCCTTTCTGTAGATGCCGACAAGCTCGCTCCTTATTCCAAAAAATTTGATAAAATAGATCAATCCTACACTCTGGAAGAAATTTTACTTGATAAAATTCGCAGCTCCGATATTGAAGAGGTAAAAATTACCGTTTCACCTATAAAAATTAAAAAAGATACAATTGAGTTTAATGCCAGTGCCATAAAAGTTCGTCCGGACAGCAATATTGAAGAGCTTCTGAAAAATATCAACGGCGTGGAAATCGATAATGACGGAAAAATTACGGTGAATGGTAAAGAAGTTGACCAAATTATGATCAACGGGAAACCTTTCTTTGACAAAAGCGGAAAAATTGCCCTGAAAAATATTCCGGCAGATATTATTAAAAATATTCAGTTTACGACTACTAAAACGAAAGAAGAAGAACTTACCGGAAAAACACCAAAATCTGAGAATAAAACCATTAATTTCAATATTGATGAAAAGAAAAACAAAGGCTTTCTTACCAAATTAGCAGTTGGATATGGTTCTGATAAACGCTATGAAATCAATAGTTTTTCGAGTTATTTTAAAGATAAAACCAAGATCAGTCTGGTGGCTTCTTCGAACAATATCAATACATCGGGTAATTTTAACGATGATGATTCCAGAAGAAATTCCC
The sequence above is a segment of the Chryseobacterium sp. MYb264 genome. Coding sequences within it:
- a CDS encoding sensor histidine kinase, which produces MTAFLKQIQTTYIYHWIIWSILIFFKLIMDYSVFGNFLLLMNLKIFLVSIILFYINYYIALPFLIKQTPKKILIITISFVIIYVTLMIIFMPPFPKHPPFPPKDFHPNGRMMRPFHHDVNLYDIFFRIGIFSMIFSILLFFVDKWMENGKKIKALEFERQSSELKILREQINPHFFFNALNSIYSLSIIQSKDTPRVILILSDIMRYVLNNKNMQKNNLNDEINNIKKYIEIQSIRFNKFNNLHDEFDGNFESYEIEPLLLLTFVENAFKYADLRKGPLDIKVHLENGLLDFKIRNFYEKKNHEKSSDSKMGIENTKMKLNLLYPDKYQLDIDDNGSEYKINLKLQLN
- a CDS encoding LytR/AlgR family response regulator transcription factor, with the protein product MNCIIVDDEELAHHVIEEYISRIPFLNLVKNCYDIQETIQTLQTENVDLIFLDINLPNITGIEFLKSFNKLPDVIITTAYDDCAVQGFEMDVMDYLLKPFSFERFLKAVYKSYNHQNNSKILQEKSTQVLFKDSFIFVRSNNENVKLNLSEITRINALKDYIIIYTETRKLIVHQTMKSIMEKIESENFIRVHNSHIVSLQHLQSIGKNNLTIGNERIPVSEKYKAYLNKVVEKYK
- a CDS encoding phytanoyl-CoA dioxygenase family protein, with product MNLQHHKNIITENGFTVINNIFSEEEIEKISEVIQNIDTSKDTFRKSEDLFAIRQFLKEIPEIKDVVFNENIKTIIKDVFGDQYFVVKSIYFDKPEKSNWYVAYHQDLTISVDKKLELENFGPWTTKQNQFAVQPPLPVLENIYTIRIHLDETNENNGALKVVPTSHVKGIYRPETIDWTVETETICNVEKGGIMIMKPLLLHGSNRTTNGKKRRVIHIEFSDKELPEELNWSERLSY
- a CDS encoding dicarboxylate/amino acid:cation symporter, translated to MKGQNKLFIAIIIALVIGVGIGGVVHTMYPDSAEPFSKNIKLLGTVFIRLVQMIIAPLVFTTLVVGIAKMSDIKMIGRVGTKAMLWFISASLVSLFIGLMLVNWMEPGHVTKLPIQDAASAEELLKSSKGFSMEDFVKHIIPKSIFEAFATNEVLQIVVFSIMFGIALANMGEEYAQPVIKLFDIIAHGILKMVGYIMWFAPLGVLGAIAAVVATNGFEIFKVYAIYLRDFFFALGVLWLVLLLAGYLIIGNRLFELLRRIKEPLLIAFSTTSSEAVFPKLVEELERFGCNSRVVSFILPLGYSFNLDGSMMYMTFASIFIAQIYGIEMTIGQQITMLLVLMLTSKGIAGVPRASLVIIVATCSMFGIPPEGIALILPIDHFCDMGRSMTNVLGNALATSAVSKWEGQLENGNGNEVV
- a CDS encoding BON domain-containing protein; this translates as MKKTIAMAALAIAVSFGAVSCKKKVSDADLQTQATTVVTSNPSASVEVKNGEAHLSGTFADQASKDAMITQLKAIPGIKSVHDMATIEAPAAVAPVETQSAVSPEVQQKVKDALKDFPTVKVETVNGELTLTGTAKSTDARKIKESIDALKIGKYNNKITVK
- a CDS encoding SH3 domain-containing protein produces the protein MSTLQDKYSSVVSAAQSAGISNLQVQEQDGILYVSGSASNTAAKDSVWNALGAIDSTYSASDINIDVQVTGLASGAALTVATEESNLNIRQEPSTEAAVVGKASKGSSVTLIEQTSDEWWKVKTTDGQEGYAYARYLKA
- a CDS encoding TonB-dependent receptor codes for the protein MRKLLFLLFLAVNSLILNAQKFNIDGKVSNFEKKPVENATVYLLKQKDSSIVNYTSTNKEGKFSLKTDELQEPSILKIDADKFISYSKNLEKIEQSSSLGDIELEKNSITNIQEVKITASPVKIKKDTIEFNASAIKVRPDSKIEELLKQIPGVEIGNDGKITVNGKEVDQIMINGKPFFDKNGKIALQNLPADIIKNIQFTTTKTKEEELNGKTAKSNNATINFNIDEKKNKGLISRLTLGYGSDKRYEGSGLISYFKKDMKVSLLASSNNINSQGFSNDEVFDSMGHGRNSWIMNGGSVVTNGNTTYYMEGGNKKGIQKSTTIGFNYSDKLSKNVDLDNVSIVHTDNNLETRSKASRTTLLPNNTLNTNSESNGENNSKQYNFDIAARVRLDSLTSFYFSPSFSRNEVSNFNNLQSSTLRDNILLNESNAFTKSDSETNNFNPNIYFSKKFRKKGRLMFANMSSTISEAKENNLNRSENIFYQGSVPNDNRNQLAKNKRQTDTYNFRTGYTEPISDSASVSLNLSYSAKTLRNLRDVNDFNESSGQYADYNSELSNTMNQKINQLSPELSFEINKKKISAWGSFGLDITDMKVNSFFTGKNFDLQKNFVLPTYNVSMNYEFSPSKRLSLYQFSDFTIPTAEQLSPYLDESNPLISFQGNPDLKNSWSNMTYLYFNNSNIVKNINYYFNVGFIYKNNDIINYSSYDADGKQHITYVNVDGNKNFNLGGSFSKTLKWKDNKLTINPKFNMNYSFIKGFVDGQELIGNVYNINPGLNFTYEIKDKMTIKPSYLLNYNFSNYKNSGINEVKTSYQTLKLELTNYIFKSRLVFGNDFEYNTNTNIAPGFKRDFYFWNTSLGYSFMNKQLTAKVKVYDVLNQNQSVRRTIANNYFEDRDDLILKRYIMFSLTMKLNKFAKKDPPTK